A single genomic interval of Halobacillus halophilus DSM 2266 harbors:
- a CDS encoding RNA-guided endonuclease InsQ/TnpB family protein, producing the protein MVKKNKAFKFKTEPNFEQLNLIKRTFGSARFIFNKMLDDRILAYEDYKNDQSELKKMKFPTPAKYKKEYPFLKEVDSLALANTQMNLDKAYKAFFTGQNKFPKHKSRKARKSYTTNVVNGNIMVQDGYIKLPKLKWVKLKQHRQIPEGSKLKSVTVSMSATGKIYVSILTEYEVEPKEVQPENIIGLDYSMKELFVANEGTRAKYPRFYRQSEDRLAKEQRVLSRRKKGSNRWFKQKNKVAKLHEKVANQRKDFCHKWSRDLADNFDAIAIEDLNMKDMSKALKFGKSVHDNGWGMFSSFLSYKLEELGKKLVKVGKWFPSSKTCSKCGSIDKQLTMSIRTYKCACGHIQDRDVNAAINIKVEGKRLLSEHQ; encoded by the coding sequence ATGGTCAAAAAGAACAAAGCTTTCAAATTCAAAACAGAACCAAATTTTGAGCAACTAAACTTAATTAAAAGAACCTTCGGTTCTGCCCGCTTTATATTCAACAAAATGCTGGATGACCGCATTTTAGCTTATGAAGATTACAAAAATGACCAAAGCGAACTGAAGAAAATGAAGTTTCCAACGCCAGCGAAATACAAAAAAGAATATCCTTTTTTGAAAGAAGTGGATAGTCTTGCTTTGGCCAACACTCAAATGAACCTGGATAAAGCTTATAAGGCTTTTTTTACTGGTCAAAATAAATTCCCAAAACACAAAAGCCGTAAAGCTCGTAAGAGCTATACGACAAATGTGGTTAACGGAAATATTATGGTCCAGGATGGCTATATCAAATTACCGAAACTCAAATGGGTGAAGTTGAAACAACATAGACAAATACCCGAAGGAAGCAAGTTGAAATCGGTCACGGTTTCAATGTCTGCGACAGGTAAAATTTATGTTTCTATTCTTACTGAATACGAAGTTGAACCTAAAGAGGTTCAACCAGAAAATATTATTGGTCTAGATTATTCTATGAAGGAATTGTTTGTAGCAAACGAAGGCACGAGAGCCAAGTACCCTCGTTTCTACCGTCAATCAGAGGATAGACTAGCCAAAGAGCAGCGCGTGTTATCACGCAGAAAGAAAGGCTCGAACCGTTGGTTCAAGCAGAAAAATAAAGTAGCGAAGCTACATGAAAAAGTAGCAAACCAACGCAAAGATTTCTGCCACAAGTGGAGCCGTGATTTAGCTGATAACTTTGATGCCATAGCTATTGAAGACCTTAACATGAAAGATATGTCTAAGGCTCTTAAATTCGGCAAAAGCGTGCACGATAACGGATGGGGAATGTTCTCCTCATTTCTTTCTTACAAGCTCGAAGAGCTTGGAAAGAAGCTTGTCAAGGTCGGCAAATGGTTCCCATCCTCTAAAACGTGCTCCAAATGCGGTAGTATTGATAAACAACTAACAATGAGCATACGAACTTACAAATGCGCTTGTGGCCACATTCAAGACCGCGATGTGAACGCGGCTATTAACATAAAAGTAGAAGGAAAAAGGCTCCTTTCGGAGCATCAGTAA
- a CDS encoding NAD(P)/FAD-dependent oxidoreductase, with product MNNYEITIVGAGFSGITAANRFLKQGRKDLLLVDKSKSVGGRLATRRVAGGKADHGAQFFTVRTKEFEEEVEGWLDQGRIKRWFGDEYPRYTAVDGMNSLAKHLAKGIPTSLHTTVTRIVQNTSGFRLYDENGNEWQSEKVLLTMPVPQIIELLKDSEVRVDSSVYNQLKKVVFEPTYVGIYKFNHPTNLPEDGHVDTDLPEGMERMVDHEKKGISKETTVSIYMKSDWSRKYYGEDYVLSLIKEKAASYLDWKDLESEQLKRWRYAQAKNVVQSSFLDLSGEGTLVAAGDAFLRENDEAKRTRLESAYLSGKDAAAYFSW from the coding sequence ATGAATAATTATGAGATTACGATTGTGGGCGCGGGCTTCTCCGGGATCACAGCTGCCAATCGATTTTTAAAGCAAGGAAGAAAAGATCTCCTGTTAGTCGATAAAAGCAAGAGTGTCGGGGGGCGTCTCGCAACAAGACGAGTAGCCGGCGGTAAAGCCGACCATGGGGCTCAATTTTTCACGGTAAGAACGAAGGAATTTGAAGAAGAGGTTGAAGGATGGCTTGACCAAGGACGAATTAAGCGATGGTTTGGTGATGAGTACCCTCGTTATACAGCTGTAGACGGTATGAACAGCCTGGCAAAACACCTGGCTAAAGGCATTCCAACGTCACTACATACCACGGTGACCCGAATCGTCCAGAATACAAGTGGGTTTCGCTTATACGATGAGAATGGGAACGAGTGGCAGTCAGAAAAAGTATTGTTGACTATGCCTGTTCCTCAAATAATAGAGCTGTTAAAAGACAGTGAAGTACGTGTGGATTCATCTGTTTATAATCAGTTGAAGAAAGTTGTGTTTGAACCAACTTATGTAGGAATTTATAAGTTTAATCATCCTACAAATCTTCCTGAAGACGGTCATGTGGATACTGATCTTCCAGAAGGAATGGAACGAATGGTGGACCACGAGAAAAAAGGGATTTCAAAGGAAACCACAGTCAGTATCTATATGAAATCAGACTGGTCCAGGAAATACTACGGGGAAGACTATGTACTTTCTTTAATTAAAGAAAAGGCGGCTTCTTACTTAGATTGGAAAGACCTCGAGTCCGAACAGTTGAAACGCTGGCGTTACGCTCAGGCGAAAAATGTTGTTCAATCTTCCTTTTTAGATCTATCTGGTGAAGGCACATTAGTAGCTGCGGGAGATGCATTTCTTAGAGAAAATGATGAAGCCAAGCGTACCCGCTTGGAGAGTGCTTACTTATCCGGGAAAGATGCAGCTGCTTATTTCAGCTGGTAA
- a CDS encoding TetR/AcrR family transcriptional regulator encodes MDQKSIHIIEHSIKLFAKKGFSSTSVQEIANECGISKGAFYLHFKSKDALLLEIFNYYFQNIQKKTDAIQSLDLEPRAKFMKQMTVTFQEIAEHREFIIMQIREQAIPFNDNIEAFLTQMRFNSYLFYKRHLLSIYGKEIDSAIWEVSLLLQGIFKAFLDLIIIENVQMDVEELSHAMLRRMDFIVDGFKHSGDEPIITEELMSGLIPKEFFHHELDEIIDTLVQLRESSDGDIEVTISVLLDEIQKMEPRPAILKGMLANLEGLQPYQGIAGQIRTFFQL; translated from the coding sequence ATGGATCAGAAATCAATTCACATCATTGAACACTCAATAAAGTTATTTGCAAAAAAAGGTTTTAGCTCCACTTCCGTTCAGGAAATAGCTAATGAATGCGGCATTTCAAAAGGTGCTTTTTATTTACACTTCAAATCAAAAGATGCTCTTTTACTGGAAATATTTAATTATTACTTCCAAAATATACAGAAAAAGACGGACGCTATCCAGTCCCTTGATTTAGAACCAAGAGCTAAGTTTATGAAACAAATGACCGTCACATTTCAGGAAATTGCCGAACATAGAGAGTTTATTATTATGCAGATCAGAGAGCAGGCAATCCCTTTTAATGACAACATAGAAGCTTTCCTCACTCAAATGCGCTTCAATTCATACTTGTTTTACAAAAGGCATCTTCTTTCCATTTACGGTAAAGAAATCGATTCAGCTATCTGGGAAGTAAGCCTTCTGCTTCAAGGTATATTTAAAGCATTTTTAGATTTAATTATTATTGAGAATGTCCAAATGGACGTAGAAGAGCTATCTCACGCCATGCTAAGGCGAATGGATTTTATTGTGGACGGGTTTAAACATAGCGGGGATGAGCCGATCATTACTGAAGAACTTATGAGCGGTCTTATTCCTAAAGAATTTTTTCATCATGAACTAGATGAAATTATCGATACCCTGGTTCAATTAAGAGAGTCATCAGATGGAGACATTGAAGTAACCATTTCCGTTCTACTGGATGAAATACAGAAAATGGAGCCACGACCGGCTATCCTAAAAGGAATGTTAGCTAATTTAGAAGGACTGCAACCCTACCAGGGAATTGCTGGACAAATCCGAACGTTTTTTCAACTATAG
- a CDS encoding NAD(P)/FAD-dependent oxidoreductase, with product MNDRFDVIIVGARVAGSSLAIQLGKLGKTVLILDKNSFPSDTLSTHHMSHVDYLKKLGVLDKVESKGLRQINRMRTYIGQSFVEGPRSSYTIIPKRDHLDHILLEEAERYEGVSFQPSTTVRNLLWEGDKVVGVSVDHKLGSSSYYGDLVVGADGKYSNVAKWAAAEKYHNQGALRPVLYGYYEGVEPLAEPVTEIFLHEGRIGFLFPMEQGRDCLGLEVHPDEFKTMMKDPQAHFESMYKQLYGMERRLAGASLQGKIIGTSGMPNFFRQAYGKGWALLGDAGHSKDPSTGLGINDAFMQAFLLAESIELYEEGESWEEVMRIFQEKRDAQLLPGFQLTLNYIQSLRSWTSNEMALFQAMAANPMVWNKLVPKIADHLKEDSDDIPLLHQSIELEAVQFGFEKERREE from the coding sequence ATGAACGATCGATTTGATGTTATCATTGTAGGGGCAAGAGTGGCCGGTTCAAGCCTGGCCATCCAACTAGGTAAGCTTGGGAAAACCGTGTTAATCCTGGATAAAAACTCATTTCCCAGCGATACGCTTTCCACTCATCACATGTCGCATGTAGATTATTTAAAGAAGCTCGGTGTACTGGATAAAGTGGAATCGAAAGGTTTACGACAAATTAACCGGATGCGTACATACATTGGGCAAAGTTTTGTCGAAGGACCCAGATCCTCTTACACGATTATTCCTAAACGCGATCATTTAGATCACATTCTTCTAGAAGAAGCGGAAAGATATGAGGGTGTTTCCTTTCAACCATCCACCACTGTTCGCAATCTTCTATGGGAAGGTGATAAGGTGGTCGGAGTCTCTGTGGATCATAAACTTGGAAGTTCTTCTTATTATGGAGATTTAGTGGTAGGTGCGGATGGTAAATACTCCAATGTCGCAAAATGGGCAGCTGCAGAGAAGTATCACAATCAGGGAGCGCTGCGGCCTGTTCTTTACGGGTATTATGAAGGGGTAGAGCCACTTGCCGAACCTGTCACAGAGATATTTCTACACGAAGGAAGAATTGGCTTTCTGTTTCCAATGGAGCAGGGAAGAGATTGTCTTGGTCTGGAAGTGCATCCAGATGAATTTAAAACAATGATGAAGGATCCGCAGGCACACTTTGAATCCATGTACAAACAGCTTTATGGAATGGAAAGGCGCTTAGCAGGAGCTTCTTTACAAGGGAAAATCATAGGCACCTCCGGCATGCCGAATTTCTTTAGACAGGCCTACGGTAAGGGGTGGGCGCTCCTTGGGGATGCCGGCCACAGTAAAGATCCTAGTACAGGCCTTGGCATTAACGATGCATTTATGCAGGCTTTTCTTTTAGCAGAGTCTATTGAGCTTTATGAAGAAGGTGAAAGCTGGGAAGAAGTCATGAGAATTTTTCAGGAAAAGAGAGATGCCCAGCTGCTTCCCGGGTTCCAGTTAACTCTGAATTACATTCAAAGCTTACGGAGCTGGACGAGTAATGAAATGGCCTTGTTTCAAGCTATGGCCGCAAATCCAATGGTATGGAATAAGCTGGTTCCTAAAATCGCTGACCATTTAAAGGAAGACTCTGATGATATTCCACTCTTACATCAATCGATTGAACTCGAAGCTGTGCAATTTGGATTTGAGAAGGAAAGAAGAGAGGAATAA
- a CDS encoding aldo/keto reductase: MKKLKLGKSELEVGEISLGCMRINKLEKKDARYVIENAMDTGVDLFDHADIYGAGESESVFAEAIDMNDDVREKMKLQTKCGIRDGYFDFSKDHILESVEGSLKRLKTDYVDSLLLHRPDALFEPEEVAEAFAVLKESGKVRYFGVSNQNPMQIELLKKYLKEDLIVNQMQLSVVHTPMIDAGFNVNMQNDPAIMRDGSIIEYCRLHDISIQAWSPFQHGMIEGPFVGNKEFPQVNAKLKELAEKYGVTDSAIAIAWILRHPANIQPVVGTMNTERMRNIAKASDIELTRQEWYELYTATGNELP; this comes from the coding sequence TTGAAAAAGCTTAAGCTTGGTAAAAGTGAATTAGAAGTTGGGGAAATTTCTTTAGGCTGTATGAGGATTAATAAACTTGAAAAGAAAGATGCCCGATATGTGATTGAAAATGCGATGGATACAGGAGTCGATTTATTCGACCACGCAGATATTTACGGAGCAGGAGAATCCGAGTCTGTTTTTGCAGAAGCGATCGACATGAATGATGATGTTCGTGAAAAAATGAAGCTGCAGACAAAATGCGGCATTCGTGATGGATATTTTGATTTTTCCAAAGATCACATTCTTGAATCTGTGGAAGGCAGTCTGAAACGGCTGAAAACAGATTATGTAGACAGTTTATTACTGCACCGCCCGGATGCTTTGTTTGAGCCAGAAGAAGTGGCTGAAGCCTTCGCTGTGTTAAAAGAAAGTGGGAAAGTACGCTATTTTGGGGTGAGTAATCAAAATCCGATGCAGATCGAACTATTGAAAAAGTATTTGAAGGAAGATTTAATTGTGAATCAGATGCAGTTAAGTGTCGTACATACACCTATGATTGATGCTGGGTTCAATGTGAATATGCAAAACGATCCAGCTATTATGCGTGATGGAAGTATCATAGAGTACTGTCGTTTACATGACATATCCATTCAGGCCTGGTCTCCGTTTCAACACGGGATGATTGAAGGTCCATTTGTTGGGAATAAGGAATTCCCACAAGTCAATGCGAAGCTGAAAGAGCTGGCAGAAAAGTATGGAGTCACAGATTCAGCCATCGCTATTGCGTGGATTCTTCGCCATCCGGCTAATATTCAGCCTGTAGTAGGCACGATGAACACAGAGCGTATGAGAAACATAGCAAAGGCCTCTGATATAGAGTTAACCAGACAAGAATGGTATGAACTCTATACTGCAACTGGGAATGAGCTGCCTTAA
- a CDS encoding ABC transporter ATP-binding protein: protein MVLEMENVSLRRGDRWILKNINWQIEEGQHWVLLGLNGSGKTFILNLLNAYTFATKGEVNVLGMQFGKTYLAERLRKQIGFVSSAIQQKIHQEDNAFEVVLSGAFASIGLYETPTDPMRQKAISLLEDLGCIDYANRNYETLSSGEKQRVLIARALMADPSLLILDEPTNGLDFIAREKLLESIEEIAKKPGAPTMIYVTHHVEEILPVFHKTLLLKEGEVFNAGDTTKIITSQQLSSFFGLDVEVRWHNDRPFLSKVQGTSG, encoded by the coding sequence ATGGTGCTGGAGATGGAAAACGTATCTTTAAGACGCGGAGACAGATGGATTCTAAAAAATATTAATTGGCAAATTGAAGAAGGTCAGCACTGGGTCCTTTTGGGGCTGAACGGTTCTGGGAAAACGTTTATCCTTAATTTACTAAATGCGTACACCTTTGCAACAAAGGGCGAAGTTAATGTATTAGGTATGCAATTTGGGAAGACTTATCTTGCAGAACGACTGCGTAAACAGATTGGTTTTGTATCTTCAGCCATTCAGCAGAAGATTCACCAGGAAGATAATGCTTTTGAAGTGGTGCTGAGCGGAGCGTTTGCTTCCATAGGACTTTACGAAACCCCTACGGACCCCATGAGACAGAAAGCTATTTCACTGCTTGAAGACCTAGGATGTATTGACTATGCTAATCGAAACTATGAAACTCTTTCAAGCGGGGAAAAACAGCGGGTTTTAATTGCACGAGCATTAATGGCGGATCCTTCTCTCTTAATTCTAGATGAACCCACTAACGGCCTGGATTTTATTGCACGCGAAAAGTTACTAGAATCCATCGAAGAGATTGCAAAAAAACCAGGTGCTCCCACCATGATTTATGTGACTCATCATGTAGAAGAAATTCTTCCGGTTTTCCACAAAACTTTACTGCTTAAAGAAGGAGAAGTCTTCAACGCAGGAGACACAACTAAAATAATTACCAGTCAGCAGCTTTCCTCCTTTTTTGGATTGGACGTAGAAGTACGCTGGCACAACGATCGTCCTTTTCTTTCTAAAGTACAGGGAACTTCCGGATGA
- a CDS encoding DUF2188 domain-containing protein, translating into MKEYTVAPNKDVTGWLIKIEDVAPTDLYDERDTAVAKAEEMAQDNKPSRLYILDQNHEVEEERSY; encoded by the coding sequence ATGAAGGAATACACAGTAGCACCTAATAAAGACGTAACAGGCTGGTTGATCAAAATAGAAGATGTTGCCCCTACGGATTTGTATGATGAGCGTGATACGGCAGTAGCAAAAGCTGAAGAAATGGCTCAAGATAACAAACCAAGCAGACTCTATATTTTAGATCAGAATCACGAAGTTGAAGAAGAAAGAAGTTATTAA
- a CDS encoding O-acetylhomoserine aminocarboxypropyltransferase/cysteine synthase family protein encodes MTLPFHKFGPETLLLHGGQQPDPTTGSRAVPIYQTTSYVFNDTDHAQNLFSLAEPGNIYTRIMNPTVDVLEQRIALLEDGAAAVATASGMSAITMAILNIASAGDEIVASSHLYGGTYNLFVHTLPKYGITVHFIEGTSPEDFQKAVTPKTKAIFAETIGNPSLNVLDIEAVADVAHEHHIPLIIDNTFATPYICKPISWGADIVIHSATKWIGGHGTTIGGLVVDSGRFDWNHEKFPGFTEPDESYHGVRFGLDVGPAGFAVKLRVQLLRDTGACLSPHNAFLLLQGLETLHLRITKHSDQALEIAEYLQSHEGVEWVNFPGLSEHPTHPLTKKYFSYGYGSIVVFGIKGGREAGKKLIDQANLWSHVANVGDAKSLIIHPASTTHQQLSDENLEKSGVTEELVRLSVGLESIEDLIAELDAGLKEATGFSKPYHHAKTLVEETLTSSLDRSNNELRQRVIAITGTASNDELSSEAKKLSRLGFQVVETENLEDLKASSLPVVDVLYAKEIDQELIHSAQEINPGLLWSRESVPEDQDNLVKGLSLYESIIALRSGQSYTETPLSV; translated from the coding sequence ATGACATTACCTTTTCACAAATTTGGACCTGAAACTTTATTACTGCATGGAGGTCAGCAGCCCGACCCGACTACTGGATCACGTGCTGTTCCGATTTATCAGACCACTTCTTACGTTTTTAATGACACTGACCATGCCCAGAACTTATTTTCATTAGCAGAGCCTGGAAACATTTACACGCGTATTATGAACCCAACTGTCGACGTATTAGAGCAGCGCATTGCTTTACTGGAAGATGGTGCTGCGGCTGTAGCTACCGCTTCAGGCATGTCTGCCATAACGATGGCCATTTTGAATATTGCCAGCGCTGGAGATGAAATTGTAGCCTCTTCCCATTTATATGGGGGGACCTATAACTTGTTCGTACACACTCTTCCTAAATATGGAATTACTGTTCATTTTATTGAAGGAACCAGCCCAGAAGATTTCCAAAAAGCGGTTACCCCTAAAACGAAAGCTATTTTTGCTGAAACGATCGGTAACCCGAGCTTAAATGTGCTGGATATTGAAGCGGTTGCTGATGTAGCTCATGAACATCACATTCCTCTTATCATCGATAACACGTTTGCTACTCCTTACATTTGCAAGCCAATCAGCTGGGGAGCGGATATTGTCATTCACTCGGCTACAAAATGGATTGGCGGGCACGGAACGACAATCGGCGGGCTCGTGGTAGACAGTGGGCGCTTCGACTGGAATCATGAAAAATTCCCAGGATTCACGGAACCTGATGAAAGTTACCACGGCGTCCGCTTTGGTCTTGATGTAGGTCCGGCCGGATTCGCTGTTAAGTTAAGAGTGCAGCTGCTCCGTGACACGGGCGCCTGCTTAAGTCCTCATAACGCATTCTTGCTGCTTCAAGGTCTTGAGACCCTTCATTTAAGAATCACTAAACACTCTGATCAGGCTCTTGAAATTGCTGAATACCTGCAGTCTCATGAAGGCGTTGAATGGGTGAATTTCCCCGGACTCTCTGAGCACCCAACGCATCCGCTTACTAAGAAATACTTCAGTTATGGATATGGATCGATCGTCGTATTCGGCATTAAAGGTGGGCGTGAAGCAGGGAAAAAATTGATTGATCAAGCGAACCTCTGGTCTCACGTAGCCAATGTTGGAGATGCGAAATCACTAATTATTCACCCTGCTTCTACCACGCACCAGCAGTTAAGTGATGAGAATCTCGAAAAATCCGGGGTAACGGAAGAATTAGTACGTTTGTCTGTAGGGCTTGAATCAATAGAAGATCTAATAGCTGAGCTGGATGCAGGCCTTAAAGAAGCCACCGGTTTTTCAAAACCTTATCATCACGCTAAAACCCTTGTAGAAGAAACACTGACGTCATCGTTGGATCGTTCAAATAATGAACTGCGTCAGAGAGTTATCGCCATTACGGGAACTGCTTCCAACGATGAACTTTCAAGCGAAGCGAAGAAGCTTTCACGTTTAGGTTTTCAGGTTGTGGAAACGGAAAACCTTGAAGACCTTAAGGCTTCCTCCCTGCCTGTGGTTGATGTTCTTTATGCAAAAGAGATCGATCAAGAGTTGATCCATTCAGCTCAAGAGATTAATCCTGGCTTGTTATGGTCAAGAGAATCGGTACCAGAAGATCAGGATAATCTCGTTAAAGGACTCAGTCTTTATGAATCTATAATAGCATTACGTTCCGGGCAGTCTTACACGGAAACACCACTCTCTGTCTAA
- the metX gene encoding homoserine O-acetyltransferase MetX codes for MSVKNPTSYQSQNKTISIGSFTFESGDQLPNVELAYERFGPPGAPTILICHALTGNQYAVGSEEQPGWWAGLIGRGLPIDTSQFQVITFNVLGGCHGSTGPASLDPQTGEPYRLSFPPVTVRDIVHSQRKALRELGINRLHAVAGGSLGGMQAYEWGLLYPTFMKQLFILAATPYLSDYGIAFNHIGARAIKDDPSFNHGNYPSNQHLKGFEIARMAGMITYRSQTLFQKRFDRNQKEDASYDIQSYLDYQGDKIKDRFDANSYLYLLEAMNHHDIGRGRGGWKQASQHYEAEVYTLSFEHDLLYPFDFIKSFSDHVPGSEHFHSDTDYGHDGFLVEFNGWASWIGNKIN; via the coding sequence ATGTCTGTAAAAAATCCCACCAGCTATCAGTCTCAGAATAAAACTATCTCAATTGGTTCTTTTACATTTGAATCTGGCGATCAATTGCCAAATGTGGAACTGGCTTATGAACGATTCGGACCACCTGGTGCTCCAACTATCTTAATTTGCCATGCGTTAACAGGAAACCAGTATGCGGTCGGTTCTGAGGAACAGCCTGGCTGGTGGGCCGGATTGATTGGCAGAGGACTACCCATTGATACCTCTCAGTTTCAGGTTATAACATTTAATGTATTAGGTGGATGCCACGGGTCTACTGGTCCAGCCAGTTTAGACCCGCAAACTGGTGAACCATACCGATTAAGCTTTCCGCCGGTAACCGTTCGTGACATCGTCCATTCACAGCGGAAGGCTTTACGTGAACTTGGGATCAATCGTCTCCATGCTGTCGCTGGTGGATCTCTAGGGGGCATGCAAGCCTATGAATGGGGACTGCTCTACCCGACTTTTATGAAACAGCTCTTTATTCTTGCTGCGACTCCTTATTTAAGTGACTATGGAATTGCTTTTAATCACATCGGAGCACGTGCCATTAAGGATGACCCCTCATTTAACCATGGAAACTACCCTTCGAACCAACACCTCAAAGGATTCGAAATTGCAAGAATGGCGGGGATGATCACTTACCGGAGCCAAACCCTTTTCCAAAAGCGGTTTGATCGGAATCAAAAAGAAGATGCATCCTATGATATTCAGTCCTATCTAGACTATCAAGGCGATAAAATTAAAGATCGCTTTGATGCTAACAGTTATCTATATTTACTGGAAGCCATGAATCACCATGATATTGGACGGGGACGAGGCGGCTGGAAGCAGGCGTCTCAGCATTATGAAGCGGAAGTATACACACTAAGTTTCGAACACGATCTGCTTTACCCATTTGATTTTATTAAAAGTTTCAGCGACCATGTCCCAGGGAGTGAACACTTTCACTCCGATACCGACTATGGACATGATGGATTTTTAGTTGAGTTCAATGGCTGGGCTTCCTGGATTGGAAATAAAATTAACTGA
- a CDS encoding polysaccharide deacetylase family protein has protein sequence MKPIIIYMALFSLLLMAGCSFIANANEDSKTSQAEPIYDVNIQTEIVEFEEYHITVHYPDTPNNQINQTIIDYVNQKKAAFKKESYKSLQENEVKSSHELHIDYEVLHQDHRFFVVQFEETMDVVPGEPVIKKTTINFDKKNGKRIELKDLFKEDLPYIDRLVEFTAGVLKKDGDYSENMESALKTIFNNNLHIALTGEGIAVYINSVADFPQKIVLGEKAVNELLRPEYANALELTGNIKKEESVYKEEDSTFSAEDYRSKHGRSGGKEVALTFDDGPHPEVTANILETLSEYEARATFFMIGKRISYYPEVAKQVAKEGHEIGNHTWDHPRLSRLPQKEVTQQIDSTQQIIKQVTGQKPDIIRLPFGDHPPVTFKKEIGTVPWTVEVKGWQKLEPSQVAENVLSQVEDGSIILLHDLQPSMEEAVELIVKSLKQEGYTFVTVSELN, from the coding sequence ATGAAACCTATTATTATATACATGGCTCTTTTTAGCTTACTGTTAATGGCAGGCTGTTCCTTCATTGCGAATGCTAATGAGGATTCCAAAACCAGTCAGGCAGAGCCCATCTATGACGTAAATATACAAACGGAAATTGTAGAATTTGAAGAATATCATATCACAGTCCATTACCCTGACACGCCGAATAATCAAATTAATCAAACCATAATAGACTATGTAAACCAGAAAAAGGCAGCTTTTAAAAAAGAGAGCTATAAGTCCTTACAGGAAAATGAAGTTAAATCTTCCCATGAATTGCACATCGATTATGAAGTACTGCACCAGGATCATCGTTTTTTCGTAGTGCAGTTTGAAGAAACAATGGATGTAGTACCAGGGGAGCCGGTCATTAAAAAAACCACTATAAATTTCGATAAAAAGAACGGAAAACGCATCGAATTGAAAGACTTGTTTAAGGAAGATCTTCCTTATATTGATCGACTGGTGGAATTTACGGCTGGTGTCCTGAAGAAAGATGGGGACTATTCGGAAAATATGGAAAGCGCGTTAAAAACGATTTTTAATAACAATCTTCATATTGCTTTGACCGGGGAAGGAATTGCTGTTTATATCAATAGTGTAGCAGATTTTCCTCAAAAGATTGTTCTTGGGGAGAAAGCTGTAAATGAATTGTTGCGTCCTGAATATGCAAATGCATTAGAATTGACTGGAAACATCAAAAAGGAAGAGTCAGTATATAAAGAAGAAGACTCAACTTTCTCTGCTGAAGATTATCGTTCAAAACATGGACGTTCGGGAGGCAAAGAGGTTGCTCTCACATTTGACGATGGTCCTCATCCTGAGGTGACCGCCAATATCCTTGAAACATTAAGCGAGTACGAAGCTCGTGCTACTTTTTTTATGATAGGAAAACGGATTAGCTACTATCCTGAAGTTGCCAAGCAAGTAGCTAAAGAGGGTCACGAAATTGGAAATCATACTTGGGATCACCCTCGTTTATCCCGCTTACCGCAAAAAGAAGTGACGCAGCAAATTGATTCAACTCAACAGATTATCAAACAGGTGACTGGACAAAAGCCTGATATTATCCGTCTGCCATTTGGAGATCATCCTCCTGTTACCTTCAAAAAAGAGATCGGCACTGTGCCTTGGACTGTAGAAGTAAAAGGATGGCAAAAACTTGAGCCTTCTCAAGTAGCAGAGAATGTTTTATCTCAAGTGGAGGATGGTTCTATTATTTTACTTCATGATCTTCAACCGTCTATGGAGGAAGCTGTAGAATTAATTGTGAAGTCATTAAAGCAGGAAGGCTATACATTTGTAACGGTCAGTGAATTAAATTAA